A DNA window from Bombus huntii isolate Logan2020A chromosome 10, iyBomHunt1.1, whole genome shotgun sequence contains the following coding sequences:
- the LOC126870214 gene encoding poly(rC)-binding protein 4 isoform X1: protein MDSMDSKPVLNDDPSVTLTIRLIMQGKEVGSIIGKKGEIVKRFREESGAKINISDGSCPERIVTVTGPTNSIFKAFTLICKKFEEWCSQFHDIQGSGGVPRPPITLRLIVPASQCGSLIGKGGSKIKEIREVTGASIQVASDMLPNSTERAVTISGTSEAITQCIYHICCVMLESPPKGATIPYRPKPQVGGPVILAGGQAYTIQGNYAVPAHSDVSTVLPLPAPAAGPTPPSLNTQTLTTSPFAAHPSSSAFAASHGHPLLSTAHLTTPHHPLHPSPLHASVAGLADPLLKSGHLQAALPPAHLVADAMGKLGSNPLAGLAALGLGGLATPANTGGLNPAALAALAGSQLRTSNTNRQQPAANNQTHEMTVPNELIGCIIGKGGTKIAEIRQISGAMIRISNCEEREGGATDRTITITGNPDAVALAQYLISMSVELQKANLEAQNTQTPGSGTTPGASGASASPSTTTTTASPLASAIPLAQLLSKPGALNALSSLTALGGLTELLGGAAGAAASALPVQTTGVHRSHKFTPRLRSPGAPGPTESGKFKSERTKYNPY, encoded by the exons TCCGGCGCGAAGATCAACATCTCCGACGGTTCATGCCCGGAGCGAATAGTGACAGTGACCGGACCGACGAACTCAATCTTCAAAGCGTTCACGCTGATCTGCAAAAAATTCGAGGAATGGTGTTCCCAGTTCCACGACATCCAGGGAAGCGGCGGTGTACCCAGGCCACCCATCACTCTCAGGTTGATCGTCCCAGCATCGCAGTGCGGCTCTCTGATCGGCAAAGGTGGCTCTAAGATCAAGGAGATCCGCGAGGTGACCGGTGCCTCGATCCAGGTCGCTTCTGACATGCTGCCTAATTCGACAGAACGCGCAGTCACCATATCCGGTACCAGCGAGGCCATTACACAGTGCATATATCACATCTGTTGTGTTATGCTAGAG TCCCCTCCCAAAGGCGCCACGATCCCTTATCGCCCCAAACCCCAAGTTGGTGGGCCAGTGATCCTGGCTGGTGGGCAAGCCTACACCATCCAGGGTAATTACGCGGTGCCCGCCCACTCGGACGTAAGTACAGTATTGCCATTGCCCGCGCCCGCTGCCGGGCCCACCCCGCCCTCGCTGAACACCCAAACTTTGACGACTTCGCCCTTCGCGGCCCACCCTTCCTCCTCGGCCTTCGCCGCTTCTCACGGGCATCCGCTCCTATCCACGGCCCACCTTACAACCCCACATCATCCCCTCCACCCGAGCCCCTTACACGCCAGCGTGGCAGGCCTCGCCGACCCCCTGCTGAAGAGTGGACACTTGCAGGCAGCCCTCCCGCCCGCACACCTCGTGGCAGACGCC ATGGGCAAGCTTGGTAGCAATCCATTGGCCGGACTCGCGGCTCTAGGCCTCGGAGGCCTTGCCACACCTGCCAACACAGGTGGATTGAATCCAGCAG CATTAGCGGCACTGGCTGGTAGTCAGCTACGTACCAGCAACACGAACAGGCAACAGCCAGCGGCGAACAATCAGACGCACGAGATGACCGTGCCAAACGAGCTGATCGGCTGTATCATCGGCAAGGGTGGTACTAAGATCGCTGAGATCCGTCAGATCTCCGGCGCCATGATCAGAATCAGCAACTGCGAGGAGAGGGAGGGTGGCGCCACGGATCGTACGATCACCATCACCGGAAATCCGGACGCTGTGGCACTAGCACAGTATCTCATCAGCATGAG TGTTGAACTGCAGAAAGCTAACCTAGAGGCCCAAAATACCCAAACCCCTGGCAGCGGTACCACTCCCGGGGCATCCGGGGCCAGTGCTTCTCCCTCTACTACCACTACCACTGCCTCTCCCTTGGCCAGCGCCATTCCCTTGGCTCAGCTGCTAAGCAAGCCAGGCGCCCTCAACGCCCTATCTAGCCTCACCGCCCTCGGCGGACTCACGGAATTGCTAGGTGGCGCTGCTGGTGCGGCTGCATCCGCTCTTCCGGTCCAGACAACCGGCGTTCACCGGTCGCACAAGTTCACACCGAGGCTACGTAGCCCTGGCGCGCCCGGGCCCACCGAGAGCGGCAAATTCAAATCCGAGCGCACCAAGTATAACCCGTACTGA
- the LOC126870214 gene encoding poly(rC)-binding protein 4 isoform X3 produces MDSMDSKPVLNDDPSVTLTIRLIMQGKEVGSIIGKKGEIVKRFREESGAKINISDGSCPERIVTVTGPTNSIFKAFTLICKKFEEWCSQFHDIQGSGGVPRPPITLRLIVPASQCGSLIGKGGSKIKEIREVTGASIQVASDMLPNSTERAVTISGTSEAITQCIYHICCVMLESPPKGATIPYRPKPQVGGPVILAGGQAYTIQGNYAVPAHSDVSTVLPLPAPAAGPTPPSLNTQTLTTSPFAAHPSSSAFAASHGHPLLSTAHLTTPHHPLHPSPLHASVAGLADPLLKSGHLQAALPPAHLVADAMGKLGSNPLAGLAALGLGGLATPANTGGLNPAALAALAGSQLRTSNTNRQQPAANNQTHEMTVPNELIGCIIGKGGTKIAEIRQISGAMIRISNCEEREGGATDRTITITGNPDAVALAQYLISMRISQETTGLSIPAYHFIPPDHIVKSPIH; encoded by the exons TCCGGCGCGAAGATCAACATCTCCGACGGTTCATGCCCGGAGCGAATAGTGACAGTGACCGGACCGACGAACTCAATCTTCAAAGCGTTCACGCTGATCTGCAAAAAATTCGAGGAATGGTGTTCCCAGTTCCACGACATCCAGGGAAGCGGCGGTGTACCCAGGCCACCCATCACTCTCAGGTTGATCGTCCCAGCATCGCAGTGCGGCTCTCTGATCGGCAAAGGTGGCTCTAAGATCAAGGAGATCCGCGAGGTGACCGGTGCCTCGATCCAGGTCGCTTCTGACATGCTGCCTAATTCGACAGAACGCGCAGTCACCATATCCGGTACCAGCGAGGCCATTACACAGTGCATATATCACATCTGTTGTGTTATGCTAGAG TCCCCTCCCAAAGGCGCCACGATCCCTTATCGCCCCAAACCCCAAGTTGGTGGGCCAGTGATCCTGGCTGGTGGGCAAGCCTACACCATCCAGGGTAATTACGCGGTGCCCGCCCACTCGGACGTAAGTACAGTATTGCCATTGCCCGCGCCCGCTGCCGGGCCCACCCCGCCCTCGCTGAACACCCAAACTTTGACGACTTCGCCCTTCGCGGCCCACCCTTCCTCCTCGGCCTTCGCCGCTTCTCACGGGCATCCGCTCCTATCCACGGCCCACCTTACAACCCCACATCATCCCCTCCACCCGAGCCCCTTACACGCCAGCGTGGCAGGCCTCGCCGACCCCCTGCTGAAGAGTGGACACTTGCAGGCAGCCCTCCCGCCCGCACACCTCGTGGCAGACGCC ATGGGCAAGCTTGGTAGCAATCCATTGGCCGGACTCGCGGCTCTAGGCCTCGGAGGCCTTGCCACACCTGCCAACACAGGTGGATTGAATCCAGCAG CATTAGCGGCACTGGCTGGTAGTCAGCTACGTACCAGCAACACGAACAGGCAACAGCCAGCGGCGAACAATCAGACGCACGAGATGACCGTGCCAAACGAGCTGATCGGCTGTATCATCGGCAAGGGTGGTACTAAGATCGCTGAGATCCGTCAGATCTCCGGCGCCATGATCAGAATCAGCAACTGCGAGGAGAGGGAGGGTGGCGCCACGGATCGTACGATCACCATCACCGGAAATCCGGACGCTGTGGCACTAGCACAGTATCTCATCAGCATGAG GATATCACAGGAAACGACGGGACTGTCGATACCCGCGTACCACTTCATCCCGCCGGACCACATCGTTAAGTCGCCGATCCACTAA
- the LOC126870214 gene encoding poly(rC)-binding protein 3 isoform X2: MDSMDSKPVLNDDPSVTLTIRLIMQGKEVGSIIGKKGEIVKRFREESGAKINISDGSCPERIVTVTGPTNSIFKAFTLICKKFEEWCSQFHDIQGSGGVPRPPITLRLIVPASQCGSLIGKGGSKIKEIREVTGASIQVASDMLPNSTERAVTISGTSEAITQCIYHICCVMLESPPKGATIPYRPKPQVGGPVILAGGQAYTIQGNYAVPAHSDMGKLGSNPLAGLAALGLGGLATPANTGGLNPAALAALAGSQLRTSNTNRQQPAANNQTHEMTVPNELIGCIIGKGGTKIAEIRQISGAMIRISNCEEREGGATDRTITITGNPDAVALAQYLISMSVELQKANLEAQNTQTPGSGTTPGASGASASPSTTTTTASPLASAIPLAQLLSKPGALNALSSLTALGGLTELLGGAAGAAASALPVQTTGVHRSHKFTPRLRSPGAPGPTESGKFKSERTKYNPY, from the exons TCCGGCGCGAAGATCAACATCTCCGACGGTTCATGCCCGGAGCGAATAGTGACAGTGACCGGACCGACGAACTCAATCTTCAAAGCGTTCACGCTGATCTGCAAAAAATTCGAGGAATGGTGTTCCCAGTTCCACGACATCCAGGGAAGCGGCGGTGTACCCAGGCCACCCATCACTCTCAGGTTGATCGTCCCAGCATCGCAGTGCGGCTCTCTGATCGGCAAAGGTGGCTCTAAGATCAAGGAGATCCGCGAGGTGACCGGTGCCTCGATCCAGGTCGCTTCTGACATGCTGCCTAATTCGACAGAACGCGCAGTCACCATATCCGGTACCAGCGAGGCCATTACACAGTGCATATATCACATCTGTTGTGTTATGCTAGAG TCCCCTCCCAAAGGCGCCACGATCCCTTATCGCCCCAAACCCCAAGTTGGTGGGCCAGTGATCCTGGCTGGTGGGCAAGCCTACACCATCCAGGGTAATTACGCGGTGCCCGCCCACTCGGAC ATGGGCAAGCTTGGTAGCAATCCATTGGCCGGACTCGCGGCTCTAGGCCTCGGAGGCCTTGCCACACCTGCCAACACAGGTGGATTGAATCCAGCAG CATTAGCGGCACTGGCTGGTAGTCAGCTACGTACCAGCAACACGAACAGGCAACAGCCAGCGGCGAACAATCAGACGCACGAGATGACCGTGCCAAACGAGCTGATCGGCTGTATCATCGGCAAGGGTGGTACTAAGATCGCTGAGATCCGTCAGATCTCCGGCGCCATGATCAGAATCAGCAACTGCGAGGAGAGGGAGGGTGGCGCCACGGATCGTACGATCACCATCACCGGAAATCCGGACGCTGTGGCACTAGCACAGTATCTCATCAGCATGAG TGTTGAACTGCAGAAAGCTAACCTAGAGGCCCAAAATACCCAAACCCCTGGCAGCGGTACCACTCCCGGGGCATCCGGGGCCAGTGCTTCTCCCTCTACTACCACTACCACTGCCTCTCCCTTGGCCAGCGCCATTCCCTTGGCTCAGCTGCTAAGCAAGCCAGGCGCCCTCAACGCCCTATCTAGCCTCACCGCCCTCGGCGGACTCACGGAATTGCTAGGTGGCGCTGCTGGTGCGGCTGCATCCGCTCTTCCGGTCCAGACAACCGGCGTTCACCGGTCGCACAAGTTCACACCGAGGCTACGTAGCCCTGGCGCGCCCGGGCCCACCGAGAGCGGCAAATTCAAATCCGAGCGCACCAAGTATAACCCGTACTGA